A genome region from Geodermatophilus bullaregiensis includes the following:
- the fbaA gene encoding class II fructose-bisphosphate aldolase → MPIATPEVYADMINRAKEGGFAYPAINCTSSETVNAALRGFADAGSDGIIQVSTGGAEFGSGTRVKDMVTGAVALAEFAHVVAEKYPVNVALHTDHCPKDKLDAYVRPLIALSRDRVDAGQAPLFQSHMWDGSAIDLDENLQIAAELIEKCAAAKIVLEVEIGVVGGEEDGVSHDINDKLYTAPGDFVATAKSLGLGEKGVYLLAATFGNVHGVYKPGNVKLRPEILKEGQDVVAGEFGLGDGAKPFNLVFHGGSGSAQEEIREALSYGVVKMNVDTDTQYAFTRPIVGHMFSNYDGVLKIDGEVGNKKTYDPRTYMKLAETGMAARVVQACEDLLSAGQSQGA, encoded by the coding sequence ATGCCCATCGCGACCCCCGAGGTCTACGCCGACATGATCAACCGGGCCAAGGAGGGCGGCTTCGCCTACCCGGCGATCAACTGCACCTCCTCGGAGACGGTCAACGCGGCGCTGCGCGGCTTCGCCGACGCCGGCAGCGACGGCATCATCCAGGTCTCCACCGGCGGCGCCGAGTTCGGCTCGGGCACCCGGGTCAAGGACATGGTCACCGGCGCCGTCGCGCTGGCCGAGTTCGCCCACGTCGTCGCCGAGAAGTACCCGGTCAACGTGGCGCTGCACACCGACCACTGCCCCAAGGACAAGCTGGACGCCTACGTCCGCCCGCTGATCGCCCTGTCCAGGGACCGGGTCGACGCCGGCCAGGCGCCGCTGTTCCAGTCGCACATGTGGGACGGCTCGGCCATCGACCTCGACGAGAACCTGCAGATCGCCGCCGAGCTCATCGAGAAGTGCGCCGCCGCCAAGATCGTGCTCGAGGTGGAGATCGGCGTCGTCGGCGGCGAGGAGGACGGCGTCAGCCACGACATCAACGACAAGCTCTACACCGCCCCCGGCGACTTCGTGGCCACCGCGAAGAGCCTGGGCCTCGGCGAGAAGGGCGTCTACCTGCTCGCCGCCACCTTCGGCAACGTCCACGGCGTCTACAAGCCCGGCAACGTCAAGCTGCGCCCGGAGATCCTCAAGGAGGGCCAGGACGTCGTGGCGGGGGAGTTCGGCCTCGGGGACGGCGCCAAGCCGTTCAACCTGGTCTTCCACGGCGGCTCGGGCTCCGCGCAGGAGGAGATCCGCGAGGCGCTGTCCTACGGCGTCGTGAAGATGAACGTCGACACCGACACCCAGTACGCCTTCACCCGGCCGATCGTCGGCCACATGTTCAGCAACTACGACGGCGTGCTCAAGATCGACGGCGAGGTCGGCAACAAGAAGACCTACGACCCCCGCACCTACATGAAGCTGGCCGAGACCGGCATGGCCGCCCGCGTCGTGCAGGCCTGCGAGGACCTGCTCTCGGCCGGTCAGTCGCAGGGGGCGTGA
- a CDS encoding FAD-binding oxidoreductase — MTATTTTAWLDELTAALGADGVLTDPDVTASYARDQAMFTEAGTPGAVVFPRSTDEVAAVMRVASRHGVPVVPRGAGSGLVGACNAVDGGITMVMTRMDAVLEVSSADRLAVVQPGVVSKTLRDAVRGAGLFYPPDPASYDWCTLGGNLAMNSGGLCCVKYGVTTDYVLGLEVVLADGRVLRTGRRTVKGVAGYDLTRLFVGSEGTLGVITEATLALRPVPHPPSTLVATFATSAQTGQVVESVVTSGLMPSMLEVMDRTCIRAVDDLLRADLDRDAQAMVIAQSDAGGAVAAEEIAALTRLCEEAGADLVHSTDDPAEGDLLLTARRMALPALERLGSSLLLDDVAVPRSRVATFIDGCDAIAADSGLVVGVVGHAGDGNMHPTVVFDGADPDQRARAHAAFDAILELGLSLGGTITGEHGIGVLKADWLERELGAVSLDVHRSIKDALDPAGLLNPGKVLRRH; from the coding sequence GTGACCGCGACCACCACCACGGCCTGGCTGGACGAGCTCACCGCCGCGCTCGGTGCGGACGGCGTCCTCACCGACCCCGACGTCACCGCCTCCTACGCGCGCGACCAGGCCATGTTCACCGAGGCCGGCACGCCCGGCGCGGTGGTCTTCCCGCGCAGCACCGACGAGGTGGCGGCCGTCATGCGGGTGGCGTCCCGGCACGGCGTCCCGGTGGTGCCGCGGGGCGCGGGGTCCGGCCTGGTCGGTGCGTGCAACGCCGTCGACGGCGGGATCACGATGGTGATGACCCGCATGGACGCCGTCCTGGAGGTGTCGTCGGCCGACCGGCTCGCCGTCGTCCAGCCCGGGGTGGTGAGCAAGACCCTGCGCGACGCCGTCCGCGGCGCCGGGCTGTTCTACCCGCCCGACCCGGCCAGCTACGACTGGTGCACCCTCGGCGGCAACCTGGCCATGAACTCCGGCGGCCTGTGCTGCGTGAAGTACGGCGTCACCACCGACTACGTCCTCGGCCTGGAGGTCGTGCTCGCCGACGGGCGGGTGCTGCGCACCGGGCGGCGCACCGTCAAGGGCGTCGCCGGCTACGACCTCACCCGGTTGTTCGTGGGCTCCGAGGGCACCCTCGGGGTGATCACCGAGGCCACGCTGGCGCTGCGCCCGGTCCCGCACCCGCCGTCGACCCTGGTGGCCACCTTCGCCACCAGCGCGCAGACCGGCCAGGTCGTGGAGTCGGTCGTCACCAGCGGCCTGATGCCCAGCATGCTCGAGGTGATGGACCGGACCTGCATCCGCGCGGTCGACGACCTGCTCAGGGCCGACCTCGACCGCGACGCGCAGGCGATGGTGATCGCCCAGTCCGACGCCGGCGGCGCGGTGGCGGCCGAGGAGATCGCGGCGCTCACCCGGCTGTGCGAGGAGGCCGGCGCCGACCTCGTGCACTCCACCGACGACCCGGCGGAGGGCGACCTGCTGCTCACCGCGCGGCGGATGGCGCTGCCGGCGCTCGAGCGGCTGGGCAGCAGCCTGCTGCTCGACGACGTCGCCGTCCCGCGGTCGCGGGTGGCCACCTTCATCGACGGCTGCGACGCCATCGCGGCGGACTCGGGCCTGGTCGTCGGCGTCGTCGGGCACGCCGGTGACGGCAACATGCACCCGACCGTGGTGTTCGACGGCGCCGACCCCGACCAGCGTGCCCGCGCGCACGCGGCGTTCGACGCCATCCTCGAGCTGGGCCTGTCGCTGGGCGGCACGATCACCGGCGAGCACGGCATCGGCGTGCTCAAGGCCGACTGGCTCGAGCGCGAGCTCGGCGCGGTGTCGCTGGACGTGCACCGCTCGATCAAGGACGCCCTCGACCCGGCCGGCCTGCTCAACCCCGGCAAGGTGCTGCGCCGCCACTGA
- the pyrE gene encoding orotate phosphoribosyltransferase yields MQKDPVPPRPSSPGAGPWDGTGHPDRDRLLELVVDLAVVHGEVTLSSGQQADWYIDMRRLTLHHEGAPLVGRVMRQLTGDLRYDVVGGLTLGADPVAAAMLHAAAGGEGFLDACVVRKTGKAHGLQRRIEGPDVAGRAVLVVDDVSTTGSSPLAAVEALQEAGAEVLAVAVVVDRGGRAAVEAAGLEYRAAFTQADLGLG; encoded by the coding sequence ATGCAGAAGGACCCCGTCCCTCCCCGCCCATCGTCTCCCGGGGCGGGCCCGTGGGACGGGACCGGCCACCCCGACCGCGACCGCCTGCTCGAGCTGGTCGTCGACCTCGCCGTCGTGCACGGGGAGGTGACGCTGTCCTCCGGGCAGCAGGCCGACTGGTACATCGACATGCGCCGGCTCACGCTGCACCACGAGGGCGCCCCGCTCGTGGGCCGGGTCATGCGCCAGCTCACCGGCGACCTGCGCTACGACGTCGTCGGCGGGCTCACCCTGGGCGCCGACCCGGTGGCCGCCGCGATGCTGCACGCCGCGGCCGGCGGCGAGGGCTTCCTCGACGCCTGCGTCGTCCGCAAGACCGGCAAGGCCCACGGCCTGCAGCGCCGCATCGAGGGCCCCGACGTCGCCGGGCGGGCGGTGCTCGTCGTCGACGACGTGTCCACCACCGGCAGCAGCCCGCTGGCCGCCGTCGAGGCGCTCCAGGAGGCCGGCGCCGAGGTGCTCGCCGTCGCCGTCGTCGTCGACCGCGGCGGGCGGGCCGCCGTCGAGGCCGCGGGCCTGGAGTACCGCGCCGCCTTCACCCAGGCCGACCTCGGCCTCGGCTGA
- a CDS encoding fasciclin domain-containing protein, with protein MTSTLTRGILLASASTLAVTVSACSSDSDASETSGSSESSSAAPSSMAEETAESTSAQPAGDEPFGAGCTAVPADGEGSFTGMTDDPVATAASNNPVLSTLVQAVTQANLVDALNSAQDITVIAPANPAFEAVPQDQLAAVLADQAQLTAILTHHVVEGRLSPDQLAGTHTTLNGDQVTIEGTGEDFTVARTVTGTPASVICGNVQTANATVYIVDQVLAPATA; from the coding sequence GTGACGAGCACCCTGACCCGCGGCATCCTGCTGGCCTCCGCCTCGACCCTCGCGGTCACCGTGAGCGCCTGCAGCTCCGACAGCGACGCGAGCGAGACCTCGGGCTCCTCCGAGAGCAGCAGCGCGGCCCCCAGCAGCATGGCCGAGGAGACCGCGGAGAGCACGAGCGCGCAGCCGGCCGGTGACGAGCCCTTCGGTGCCGGCTGCACCGCCGTCCCCGCCGACGGCGAGGGCAGCTTCACCGGCATGACCGACGACCCGGTCGCCACCGCCGCGAGCAACAACCCGGTCCTGTCCACGCTGGTCCAGGCCGTCACCCAGGCCAACCTGGTCGACGCCCTCAACAGCGCGCAGGACATCACGGTCATCGCCCCGGCCAACCCGGCCTTCGAGGCCGTCCCGCAGGACCAGCTCGCGGCCGTGCTGGCCGACCAGGCCCAGCTGACCGCGATCCTCACGCACCACGTGGTCGAGGGTCGCCTGAGCCCCGACCAGCTCGCCGGCACCCACACCACGCTCAACGGCGACCAGGTCACCATCGAGGGCACGGGTGAGGACTTCACGGTGGCCCGGACCGTCACCGGCACCCCGGCGTCGGTCATCTGCGGCAACGTGCAGACGGCGAACGCGACCGTCTACATCGTCGACCAGGTCCTGGCCCCTGCCACCGCCTGA